The DNA region AGTCCGCGAAGAATACAAACGCGGTTTCGGCGTTCCGACACTCATTGCCGTCCACCCCGAAAACGACCCCAACGCCGACGGTTTTGAAATAGCAAAAGCGTATTGCTGCGGAACGGGCGGAGACAGGGCGGGCGTTTTAGAGAGTTCATTTGTCGCCGAAGTGAAATCCGACCTTATGGGCGAACAGACGATTCTTTGCGGAATGCTGCAAACCGGCTCGATTTTGGCTTTCGACAAAATGATAAAAAACAAAATAGATCCGTCTTACGCATCGACGCTCATTCAATACGGCTGGGAAACCATTACCGAAGCGCTCAAACACGGCGGAATTACCAATATGATGGACAGATTAAGCAATCCGGCTAAAATCAAAGCGTTTGAACTCGCCGAAGAAATAAAAGAAATTCTGACGCCGCTTTATCAAAAGCACATGGACGACATTTTAGACGGTGATTTTTCCAAAATTATGATGGAAGATTGGGCCGCGGGCGACAAAGATTTGCTTAGATGGCGCAAAGAAACCGGTGAAACCGCGTTTGAAAAGGCGAAAAGCAACGCAAAAGATTCGATAAGAGAGCAGGAATATTTTGACAACGCTATTTTAATGGCCGCGTTTGTAAAGGCGGGCGTCGAGTTGGCGTTTGAAACGATGACGGACGCGGGGATTTTGGAAGAATCGGCTTATTACGAGTCGTTGCACGAAGTTCCGCTCATCGCAAACACGATTTCACGCAAGAAACTTTATGAAATGAACGTCGTAATCTCGGATACCGCAGAATACGGAAACTATCTTTTCAGCAATTCTGCGATACCGCTTCTTAAGGATTTCGTAGAAAATCTTGGCGCCGACGTTATCGGAAAACCTTTGGCGGTCAAAGATAACGGCGTTGATAACCGTTACTTAATTGAGATAAACGACCTCATTCGCAATCATCCGATTGAGTGCGTAGGCGCAGAACTTCGCGGCTATATGACGGCGATGAAAGCGATTGCGTAAGTATATACTTTGAAGCGGACTTTTGTCCGCTTCATTATTTCTGTGCAAATCTTACACAAATTACTTATATTTATTATTGTTTTATAAAAAAGGACGGCGTTATGAAAAAAACGTACTATTTTTCAACGTTTATTCTCTTCACTTTGTTTGGGGCTGCCGACGCTCAAATAAATTTATTGCATACGTTTGAGAATGTAAAAAATTTTAATTATTATGTCAATACTGATTTCAAGGGATACGTTATTGACAATAAAATTTATAACGAGGATTTTTCTTTGAGAAAATCTATTGATATACCATCGCTTGACGGTTATAAGTTTTCAATATCTGAAGTATCGGAAAAAATATTTAACCTAGATAATAAATTGGAGTTTCTTGTATATTTTTCAAATAATGAGTTACCAAATAAAACTACTTTGCGACTATACAATGAAGATGGAAACATGCTTAAAGATTTTGGAGCGGCAGAAATAAATATTAGTGGAAAATTACATTTAATGTCAAACGGTAATTACGTACTTATTGTTAATAAAGGGAATTATATAGTAGACTATGAATTATTTTCTCAATATGAAATCTATTCGCTGCCCGGAAAAGGAAATACCGTTTCGACACAGATTGTTAAGAAATCTACCGAATTGGCATACAAACTGCGTCCGGGTGAAACCGCGACAATGAAAATCTACGACGTAAGAGGACGTTTAATAGATACGAAACAGGTGGATTACGTTTTCGACAGAATTTTGCTCAACACGACAAACTATTCGCGCGGCGCATACGTTTACGAAATCAACGGAGTCGCCAAAAAATTCATGGTTAAGTGATCTTGCGCGATAAACCTGTATTATTGGCTTTGTTTTTTGGTTATTTTATCGCTTTCTGCCGCATCAAGCAATCCAAAAGAACCATTGCCGCCATCGCCTCGACTACGGGAACGGCGCGAACGGCTACACAAGGATCGTGACGCCCCTTTCCTTCAAGCGTTACCGAATTTGTGTCATAGCCGACGGTATCCTGCGCAAGTCCGATTGTCGCAGTAGGCTTGAATGCGACGTTAAAAACAATATTTTCTCCGTTTGTTATGCCGCCTTGAACCCCGCCGCTGTTGTTGGTTTTTGTCCGTAAAACGCCGTTTTTCATAACAAAAGCGTCGTTATGTTCGCTCCCTTTCATTTTACTTGATGAAAAACCGCTTCCGATTTCAAAACCTTTCGCGGCGGGAATAGACAGCATCGCCTGTGCAAGCAAAGCGTCGATTTTGTCAAAAACCGGATTGCCAAGCCCCGTCGGCACGCCTCTGCAAACGCAAGAAACGACAGCGCCTATCGAATTCTTTTGCGCTTTAACCTTTTCTATTTCTTTTTCCATCAAATCCGAAATCAAGGCGTTCGGACACTTCGACGCCGAAGCGTCGATTATTTCCTGCGTTATTGCGTTTTCATCGATGTCTTTTACGCAAATTTCACCGATTCGACTAACAAACGCGACGATTTCAATTCCGAAATTTTTAAGAACCCGTTGAGCTATCGCACCGGAAATCACCCGCCCGACAGTCTCTCTTGCGCTCGCTCTTCCACCGCCGCTTGACGCCGAAATCGCAAACTTTTCTCTGTAAGTAAAATCGGCATGCGACGGACGCGGAACATTTGCAAATTCTTTATAGTCGTCAGGACGAAATTCACCGTTCGTCACAACTACCGCGATAGGCGTTCCAAGCGTTTTGCCGTTTTCCACTCCCGAAAGTATTATAGCCGTATCGCTTTCACCGCGCTGAGTCGTAAATTTATTAAGTCCTGGCTTTCTCCTGTCTAATTGCTTTTGAATTAAACTTTCGCTTATTTCGATGTTGGGCGGGCAGCCGTCAATAACCGCGCCGACTCCTTTGCTGTGACTTTCCCCGAACGTAGTCGTTCTGTAAATCACGCCGAACGTATTATCCATTTTTTGTTTCCGTTTGAAAAAATTAATGTCTTTTTGGATTGAAACTTAGATAAAATAATATCCGCCTCACACCGATAATTAATCAAAAATTCCATTATACAAGAGATTCCAATATTAATTTCATGACTTTATCATAATCAAGATTATTTAATATTATATCAAGTTATATATTTTTGAGATTATATTATTATACAATATATAGTATATAAGTAAATAAATCTTACTATTATATTGCGCCGCAATATATTTTCACTATGAATGTTTTTAGAAAAAACGCTTTCAAAACAATTAACTATGAATAAAACAATATTATTGTTTTTGTTTTTTGCAATTTTCGCATTTGGACGAGACAGAGACGTCTTGTCCGTTTCATGCGACGCCGCCTATGTTTCTATTTTAGACGCCAAATGCGCAAAACCGATTGAAGCATTGCGGTATGAATAGAATTTATTAAAATCCGTTCGTATGCAAAGTATGACGGAATCGTGTTTATAAAATTTATGAATAAATAGAGAAAATATATTTGAGGGAACCAAAAAAAGTATTTTTGGTCTAATGATTCTAATAAAATTGGGCGGAGGAGATAAAAATGAAAAATTTCAACGGTGAATTTGCAAGTGAAGCGGAAGATTGGAACAAGTTATCTATGCAGGAAAAAGAAAGAATTTACAAAGAAGATGTGGAACAACTTCGTAGAGATTTTAATTCTGTTGAGGGCGGAAATGGACAGGCAATATCCGATTGGACGAGAAAATATGGAAGAAGAGGATATAAAAACGGGATTGACGGCGTAATAAATATTCCGGCAAGAGATATAATACGCGAGCGGCCTGTTAAACAA from Chitinispirillales bacterium includes:
- the ilvC gene encoding ketol-acid reductoisomerase encodes the protein MGKNYFNSIPFSKKVWELGKCRFMDSDEFNGVEKLKGKKIVIIGCGAQGLNQGLNLRDSGLDVSYALRKEAIETKRQSFKNASENGFKVGVYEELIPTADLVANLTPDKQHTPVVNAVMPLMKKGASLLYSHGFNIVEDGMQVRPDITVIMVAPKSPGSEVREEYKRGFGVPTLIAVHPENDPNADGFEIAKAYCCGTGGDRAGVLESSFVAEVKSDLMGEQTILCGMLQTGSILAFDKMIKNKIDPSYASTLIQYGWETITEALKHGGITNMMDRLSNPAKIKAFELAEEIKEILTPLYQKHMDDILDGDFSKIMMEDWAAGDKDLLRWRKETGETAFEKAKSNAKDSIREQEYFDNAILMAAFVKAGVELAFETMTDAGILEESAYYESLHEVPLIANTISRKKLYEMNVVISDTAEYGNYLFSNSAIPLLKDFVENLGADVIGKPLAVKDNGVDNRYLIEINDLIRNHPIECVGAELRGYMTAMKAIA
- the aroC gene encoding chorismate synthase yields the protein MDNTFGVIYRTTTFGESHSKGVGAVIDGCPPNIEISESLIQKQLDRRKPGLNKFTTQRGESDTAIILSGVENGKTLGTPIAVVVTNGEFRPDDYKEFANVPRPSHADFTYREKFAISASSGGGRASARETVGRVISGAIAQRVLKNFGIEIVAFVSRIGEICVKDIDENAITQEIIDASASKCPNALISDLMEKEIEKVKAQKNSIGAVVSCVCRGVPTGLGNPVFDKIDALLAQAMLSIPAAKGFEIGSGFSSSKMKGSEHNDAFVMKNGVLRTKTNNSGGVQGGITNGENIVFNVAFKPTATIGLAQDTVGYDTNSVTLEGKGRHDPCVAVRAVPVVEAMAAMVLLDCLMRQKAIK